TATGAAAGGCTTGATCTCTGACGCCCACAAAAAGGACTTTCACCGCTATGGCGTCATCGAAGGGGTCGTCGATCTCCTGACGGTATTCAAGCCGGTCCTCACGGTCATCGACGGGACCGTGGGCCAGGAGGGGCTCGGCCCCATATTCGGCAATCCCGTTCCCATGGGCCTCATCATCGCGTCCACGGATATCGTGGCGGCCGACGCCGTGGGCGGCAAAATCGTGGGTTACGAACCGCGGGATGTGCCCATCACGGTCAGCGCCAACGCCCGGGGTCTCGGGGAGATGGACCTTTCGAAAATCGAAATCCGGGGCGTTCCCATTGCCGATGTGGCGCGCCGCTTCGTGCGGGCCTGCGAGACAAAGATCGAGGGGCTGCCGCCCTTTGAGCTGCTTTTTGACGAAGGGACCTGTACCGGCTGCCGGAATACGGTCGTCAGCGTCTTGATGGACCTCAAGACCCAAAATCTCGAGTCCTGTCTCAAGGACAAATGCATCGTCTGCGGGCCCTTAAAGGCCGAAAGAATCCCCGCTGGTCTTGCCAAAGAACAGCTGATCGTCGTCGGCATCTGCGCCAAAGCGCTCGCCGAAAAAGGGGTCTTTGTGCCCGGCTGCCCGCCCAACAATTCCTATGTGGTTGAGGCCGTCGTAGGGAAAGAAATCGGCGCCAGATACTGAAAAAAAGGATATTTTTATGAAAAGAGTTTTGGACAGACTGGTTCGGCGCTACAACACAAAAGCCTTCATCGATACGGATCCCGTGAAATTCCCCCGCCGCTGCAAAAAGCTGCAGGACATTGAAATCACGGCATTTTTGGTTGCGTCTGTGAC
Above is a window of Fusobacteriaceae bacterium DNA encoding:
- a CDS encoding DUF362 domain-containing protein, which produces MSVVSIVRTKGEEEKAIAQAVREAVREAGGMSAVVKPGWTVIVKPNWVAVPPERLTGAITRWEVTKAVADLVKEAGARPIIAESSAAGVDTEKVIEKAEYTILREQGYEVIDLKKETPVLAKVPGKGKVFDEMRTWALVTKADAFISVPVLKTHDQTEVTLGMKNMKGLISDAHKKDFHRYGVIEGVVDLLTVFKPVLTVIDGTVGQEGLGPIFGNPVPMGLIIASTDIVAADAVGGKIVGYEPRDVPITVSANARGLGEMDLSKIEIRGVPIADVARRFVRACETKIEGLPPFELLFDEGTCTGCRNTVVSVLMDLKTQNLESCLKDKCIVCGPLKAERIPAGLAKEQLIVVGICAKALAEKGVFVPGCPPNNSYVVEAVVGKEIGARY